Proteins encoded by one window of Chondromyces crocatus:
- a CDS encoding HAMP domain-containing methyl-accepting chemotaxis protein, whose amino-acid sequence MRWNVGTKLWAGFLSVVALVLLLAIYGFAQDRVTEDALEGLYTYGVKPTQALGRAATLMERLRGRNYLHILTQDPTEMARIEGEIAQLERDLDQALDEAESAFPSNDERIKKLTRVRELRREWANRRIREIYPLNRNNANFEESVKLVRTRTGPLLDEGLEELNKVVSSTVTRTRTIYDDAHGVMSQSRWIMTVGRGLIVLLAVGIALALSQSISGRVSQLAVTARQIRGGERNVRADVEGHDEIADLGAAFNRMTDELTERLEEQRKSATEQAEARESLARLVARYAEFVDRVARGDLTGALEAEGAGDMAQLGRNLDAMGRALRTMTLRTHEAVGALSSATAEILSITQEHGAGASESASAVAETATTVDELSQTVQQTTQQAQAVAELSRRSVEVSNAGSEAVDRTVAAMARVREQVNSIAERILALSEQAQTVGQIITTVNELAEQSNLLALNAAIEAARAGEHGRGFAVVAQEVRSLAEQSKRATGQVRSILGDIQKSTTAAVLVTEEGSKAVTAAVDTARQAGERIEQLATTIAEATGSATQILASIQQQVAGVGQISSAMHAISAATTQTVEGTRQIERAARDLNELSARLRDATAQYQI is encoded by the coding sequence ATGCGGTGGAACGTTGGTACGAAGCTCTGGGCAGGGTTCCTTTCCGTGGTGGCGCTCGTGCTGCTGCTCGCCATCTACGGGTTCGCCCAAGATCGTGTCACGGAAGACGCGCTCGAAGGCCTCTACACATACGGGGTGAAGCCGACGCAGGCGCTCGGCCGCGCCGCCACGCTGATGGAGCGGCTCCGCGGGCGGAACTACCTGCACATCCTCACGCAGGATCCCACCGAGATGGCGCGAATCGAGGGCGAGATCGCGCAGCTCGAGCGGGACCTCGATCAGGCGCTCGACGAGGCGGAGAGCGCTTTTCCGTCGAACGATGAGCGGATCAAGAAGCTGACCCGGGTGCGCGAGCTGCGGCGGGAGTGGGCCAACCGGAGGATCCGGGAGATTTACCCGCTCAACCGGAACAACGCGAACTTCGAAGAGAGCGTGAAGCTGGTGCGGACCCGCACCGGGCCGCTCCTGGACGAGGGGCTCGAGGAGCTGAACAAGGTGGTGAGCAGCACCGTCACGAGGACGCGCACCATCTACGATGATGCGCACGGCGTGATGAGCCAGTCGCGCTGGATCATGACGGTGGGCCGGGGGCTGATCGTCCTGCTCGCCGTGGGGATCGCGCTGGCGCTCTCGCAGAGCATCTCGGGGCGCGTCTCCCAGCTCGCGGTCACGGCACGGCAGATCCGAGGGGGAGAGCGGAACGTGCGCGCCGACGTGGAGGGACACGACGAGATCGCGGATCTCGGCGCGGCGTTCAACCGCATGACCGACGAGCTCACCGAGCGGCTCGAGGAGCAGCGCAAGAGCGCCACGGAACAGGCCGAAGCGCGCGAGTCGCTGGCGCGGTTGGTTGCCCGTTACGCGGAGTTCGTGGATCGGGTGGCGCGAGGCGATCTGACGGGAGCGCTGGAGGCCGAGGGCGCGGGCGACATGGCGCAGCTCGGTCGTAACCTGGACGCGATGGGGCGGGCGCTGCGGACGATGACGCTTCGCACCCACGAAGCGGTCGGGGCGCTGTCGAGCGCGACGGCGGAGATCCTGTCGATCACCCAGGAGCATGGCGCTGGCGCCAGCGAGTCGGCATCGGCCGTGGCGGAGACGGCAACGACGGTGGACGAGCTGTCGCAGACGGTGCAGCAGACGACGCAGCAAGCGCAGGCCGTGGCCGAGCTGTCGCGGCGGAGCGTCGAGGTGTCCAACGCCGGGAGCGAGGCCGTGGACCGGACGGTGGCGGCGATGGCGCGGGTGCGGGAGCAGGTCAACTCGATCGCGGAGCGGATCCTGGCGCTGTCCGAGCAGGCGCAGACGGTCGGGCAGATCATCACCACCGTGAACGAGCTGGCGGAGCAGTCGAACCTGCTCGCGCTGAACGCCGCCATCGAGGCGGCGCGCGCGGGGGAGCACGGGCGCGGCTTCGCCGTGGTGGCGCAGGAGGTGCGCAGCCTGGCGGAGCAGTCGAAGCGCGCAACGGGTCAGGTGCGGTCCATCCTTGGGGACATCCAGAAGTCGACGACCGCGGCGGTCCTGGTGACCGAGGAGGGGAGCAAGGCGGTCACGGCGGCGGTGGACACGGCGCGACAGGCCGGAGAACGCATCGAGCAGCTCGCCACGACGATCGCCGAGGCGACGGGGAGCGCGACCCAGATCCTGGCGTCGATCCAGCAGCAGGTCGCCGGGGTCGGCCAGATCTCCTCGGCCATGCACGCGATCAGCGCAGCGACCACGCAGACGGTGGAGGGGACGCGCCAGATCGAACGCGCGGCGCGGGATCTCAACGAACTCTCCGCACGGCTGCGCGACGCGACCGCGCAGTACCAGATCTGA
- a CDS encoding chemotaxis protein CheW — protein sequence MSEHGFDRWTAEQKTLLETRTRAIALPIDVGQARPELEVLRVKVAGEPCALQTSRIRGVAEILRLTPLPHAPPEVAGLTVRGGTVVPVFYLRAVLGLPLTALPEHGRMVLLGKDDEMVGLVVDAIEGTTPLDLASLQEPPPTVAPEVAAVLLGVDHDGTTVLDLDALFASSRLFIDIPLPRMART from the coding sequence ATGAGCGAGCACGGCTTCGACCGATGGACCGCGGAACAGAAGACCTTGCTGGAGACGCGCACCCGCGCGATCGCGCTTCCCATCGACGTCGGCCAGGCGCGCCCGGAGCTGGAGGTCTTGCGGGTGAAGGTCGCCGGAGAGCCATGCGCGCTGCAGACCAGCCGCATCCGAGGCGTGGCCGAGATTCTCCGGCTCACCCCTCTTCCCCATGCGCCTCCGGAAGTGGCTGGGCTCACCGTTCGCGGTGGGACGGTCGTGCCGGTGTTCTACCTGCGGGCCGTGCTCGGGCTGCCGCTCACAGCGCTGCCCGAACATGGAAGGATGGTGCTCCTGGGGAAGGATGACGAGATGGTCGGGCTGGTGGTCGACGCGATCGAGGGCACGACGCCGCTCGACCTGGCGTCACTGCAGGAGCCCCCTCCCACGGTCGCCCCGGAGGTGGCAGCCGTGCTGCTCGGGGTGGATCACGACGGCACCACGGTGCTCGATCTCGATGCGCTTTTCGCTTCTTCGAGGCTCTTCATCGATATTCCCTTGCCTCGAATGGCCCGTACGTAA
- a CDS encoding CheR family methyltransferase — protein sequence MTPSRDAPALSEPVRHALEAEIKESLGLVFTRGRGRDFDVGIGRTMQALGLADPMQLLQRLVAREPTAQQALASALTVGETYFFRHPEHFQLVRELALPEALRRRPAGQARLWSAGCATGEEAYSLALVALELLGSAARARVEVLATDLSPTALARARAGRYGPWSFRGVSEEVQRRWFIQEDALRRVAPEAQALVRFEPLNLADAVRPSAPWPADVDVVFCRNVLIYLDEKVRAAFFLRMAAALSLGGWLVLAPSDPVPGSDSGLTPRRERGHNVYQVDAGVKEEACARSTATVAPRSSVRPFSRSEAAAPGDTAAGTPPPPSAALAPASIALAPASIALAPASMPVPTPRSQPRVVPMRAKVAVAETALAPEGGARGVVDVAARGEPPAAEARRLANAGETERALTLLDEAIVAEPMETSLYLLRATVLLDVGRAEAASQDARRAMMLTPQSPAAHLVSAAAAVQTGEEAEAARGLRNARTLLLGLSEGACLADLGDTLVVDALAYCQRLEQALALRAGSKPSSGLKGTS from the coding sequence ATGACGCCGAGCCGGGATGCGCCGGCGCTGTCCGAGCCGGTGCGCCACGCGCTGGAGGCCGAGATCAAGGAGAGCCTGGGGCTGGTGTTCACGCGAGGTCGCGGGCGGGACTTCGACGTGGGGATCGGTCGCACCATGCAAGCGCTCGGGCTGGCAGACCCGATGCAGCTCCTGCAGCGGCTCGTCGCGCGGGAGCCCACGGCACAGCAGGCACTGGCGTCGGCGCTGACGGTCGGAGAGACGTACTTCTTCCGGCATCCGGAGCACTTTCAGCTGGTGCGCGAGCTGGCGCTCCCGGAAGCCTTGCGGCGTCGTCCGGCGGGACAGGCGCGGCTCTGGTCGGCAGGGTGCGCGACGGGCGAGGAGGCGTACAGCCTGGCGCTGGTGGCACTGGAGCTGCTCGGCTCGGCGGCGCGGGCCCGGGTGGAGGTGCTCGCCACCGATCTGAGCCCGACGGCGCTGGCGCGGGCGCGGGCAGGGCGTTACGGGCCGTGGTCCTTCCGGGGGGTGTCGGAGGAGGTGCAGCGGCGCTGGTTCATCCAGGAAGACGCGCTGCGGCGGGTGGCCCCCGAGGCGCAGGCGCTGGTGCGCTTCGAGCCCCTGAACCTGGCGGATGCCGTCCGGCCCAGCGCGCCGTGGCCGGCGGACGTCGACGTGGTTTTCTGTCGCAACGTCCTGATCTACCTGGACGAGAAGGTGCGGGCCGCGTTCTTCCTGCGCATGGCGGCGGCGCTGTCGCTCGGTGGCTGGCTGGTCCTGGCGCCGTCGGATCCGGTGCCCGGCAGCGACAGCGGCCTCACGCCGCGCCGGGAGCGAGGGCACAACGTCTACCAAGTCGATGCCGGGGTGAAGGAGGAGGCGTGTGCGAGGTCGACGGCGACGGTGGCGCCGAGATCCTCGGTGAGGCCCTTCTCGCGGAGCGAGGCGGCGGCGCCCGGAGACACCGCGGCCGGGACCCCGCCGCCGCCCTCCGCAGCCCTGGCTCCCGCCTCGATTGCCCTGGCTCCCGCCTCGATTGCCCTGGCTCCCGCCTCGATGCCGGTTCCGACGCCGCGATCGCAGCCGAGGGTCGTACCGATGCGTGCGAAGGTCGCCGTCGCCGAGACGGCGCTGGCCCCCGAGGGTGGAGCGCGTGGCGTGGTGGACGTGGCAGCGCGCGGCGAGCCACCTGCTGCCGAGGCGCGGCGGCTCGCGAATGCTGGCGAGACCGAGCGGGCGCTCACGCTGCTCGACGAGGCGATCGTGGCCGAGCCCATGGAGACCTCGCTGTACCTGCTGCGCGCGACGGTGCTGCTCGATGTGGGTCGGGCGGAGGCGGCGAGCCAGGACGCGCGGCGCGCGATGATGCTCACGCCGCAAAGTCCTGCCGCACACCTGGTGTCCGCAGCAGCAGCAGTACAGACCGGCGAGGAGGCCGAAGCCGCGCGTGGGCTGCGCAATGCGCGCACGCTGCTGCTCGGGCTCTCCGAGGGGGCCTGCCTCGCCGATCTCGGCGATACACTCGTCGTGGACGCGCTGGCTTACTGTCAGCGTCTCGAACAAGCCCTGGCGCTACGGGCCGGTAGCAAGCCGAGCAGCGGTCTGAAGGGAACATCATGA
- a CDS encoding chemotaxis protein CheW has product MLEVLTFSLDEVRYALPSVRVLEVVQRVLITPLPGTAAHVLGVIAHRGELSVAVDLRVRLGHPPRPPLVEDHLVVARGARRRVALIVDRAEGLLEVPEERVSPPPLTLAHVAGIVSVEGGLLLIHDLDATLSLDDERAIDAGLVALEATA; this is encoded by the coding sequence GTGCTGGAAGTCCTCACGTTCAGCCTCGACGAGGTCCGGTACGCGCTGCCCTCGGTACGCGTCCTGGAGGTCGTCCAGCGGGTGCTGATCACGCCGTTGCCGGGGACCGCGGCCCATGTGCTCGGCGTCATCGCGCACCGCGGGGAACTCTCGGTGGCGGTGGACCTGCGGGTGCGGCTGGGGCACCCGCCTCGCCCTCCCCTGGTGGAAGATCACCTGGTGGTGGCCCGCGGCGCGAGGCGGCGGGTGGCGCTGATCGTGGACCGGGCGGAGGGGCTGCTCGAGGTGCCGGAGGAGCGGGTGTCGCCCCCGCCCCTGACGCTCGCGCACGTGGCGGGGATCGTGTCGGTCGAAGGGGGGCTCCTCTTGATCCACGATCTCGACGCGACGCTGTCGCTCGACGACGAGCGCGCCATCGACGCTGGCCTGGTCGCACTCGAGGCGACGGCATGA
- a CDS encoding imelysin family protein yields the protein MKMNIDFSAPFRTAASWGRGLRVLLPAAALLVGCGGDDDGNTQPTDDFEEKAAPVVARYAELVHKNYSDALDGVVAIRSSLATLVQTPTAANLAAARSTWLEARNPYGLTEAYRFYFGPIDNDEGPEGQINAWPMDESYVDYVVELPDSGIINDPGMHPTLGTEALAALNEVGGEENVATGYHAIEFLLWGQDLSDTGPGDRPHTDYIDGPDGTAANQTRRGEYLLAAGDLLFEDLEGVTNEWAAGAENYRATFESRSKRDSVRDILLGIGSLSGAELAGERMQVAYDTKEEEDEHSCFSDNTHNDILYNALGIQNVYLGRIGTTDGPGIDDLVEARNPELNKKLKEQLEASITAIKAIPVPFDQAILGADTDPGRVAVKAAIDALRAQTQSIVEVADLLGVELNLEE from the coding sequence ATGAAAATGAATATCGACTTCTCTGCTCCGTTCCGCACCGCCGCCTCCTGGGGTCGTGGTCTGCGTGTCCTCCTCCCTGCGGCGGCGCTCCTCGTGGGCTGCGGCGGTGACGACGACGGCAACACCCAGCCCACCGACGACTTCGAGGAGAAGGCCGCGCCCGTCGTCGCCCGCTATGCCGAGCTGGTTCACAAGAACTACTCGGACGCGCTCGATGGCGTCGTGGCCATCCGCAGCTCCCTCGCGACCCTCGTGCAGACGCCGACCGCAGCCAACCTGGCGGCCGCACGCAGCACCTGGCTCGAGGCGCGCAACCCGTATGGCCTGACCGAGGCCTACCGCTTCTATTTCGGCCCCATCGACAACGACGAGGGCCCCGAGGGGCAGATCAACGCCTGGCCGATGGACGAGTCGTACGTCGACTACGTCGTCGAGCTTCCGGATTCCGGGATCATCAACGATCCCGGCATGCACCCGACGCTCGGCACCGAGGCGCTGGCCGCACTCAACGAGGTGGGCGGCGAGGAGAACGTGGCGACCGGCTACCACGCCATCGAGTTCCTCCTCTGGGGCCAGGATCTCAGCGACACCGGCCCGGGCGACAGGCCCCACACGGACTACATCGACGGCCCCGACGGCACGGCTGCGAACCAGACGCGCCGCGGCGAGTATCTCCTTGCTGCGGGCGATCTGCTGTTCGAGGATCTGGAGGGCGTGACCAACGAGTGGGCAGCAGGAGCGGAGAACTACCGTGCGACGTTCGAGTCGCGGTCCAAGCGCGACTCCGTGCGCGACATCCTCCTCGGCATCGGGAGCCTCAGCGGCGCCGAGCTTGCCGGTGAGCGCATGCAGGTCGCGTACGACACGAAGGAGGAGGAGGACGAGCACTCCTGCTTCAGCGACAACACGCACAACGACATCCTGTACAACGCCCTCGGCATCCAGAACGTCTACCTCGGCCGCATCGGCACCACCGACGGCCCGGGCATCGACGACCTGGTCGAGGCGCGCAACCCCGAGCTGAACAAGAAGCTCAAGGAGCAGCTCGAGGCGAGCATCACGGCCATCAAGGCCATCCCGGTCCCCTTCGATCAGGCCATCCTGGGTGCCGACACCGACCCGGGTCGCGTCGCCGTGAAGGCCGCCATCGACGCCCTGCGCGCGCAGACGCAGTCCATCGTCGAGGTGGCCGATCTGCTCGGCGTCGAGCTCAACCTGGAGGAGTAA
- a CDS encoding di-heme oxidoredictase family protein, whose product MSSAIRVRARAGWSLALITAALAGCASEEPSAPKGLEAEVGEELSGGATTIFDTSPSAFSYSARNMTSARRSDFFVGNSFFRDNWVIAPASTKGRDGLGPLHNARSCSSCHFKDGRGRPPESIEEPMVEMLIRLSVPGVDGVGGPAPEPIYGGQLQPNGIPGVPGEGRPQVTYEEVPGTYEDGEAYSLRRPTYTIEELNYGPFASDVMLSPRVAPGMVGLGLLEAIPEETLLALADPDDEDGDGISGRPNHVWDAHERTQVIGRFGWKASLPTVEQQTAAAFLHDMGITTELHPDQNCTDAQAECLAAYDDGEPEASAKILSRTTFYSATLAVPGRRNWEDQTILRGKALFHDAGCASCHTPKLQTGVLEDFPELSEQTIRPFTDLLLHDMGEGLADDRPDFEADGREWRTPPLWGVGLIPVVNRHQFLLHDGRARGLAEAILWHGGEAERAREAFRGMPSEDREALLRFLESL is encoded by the coding sequence ATGTCGTCCGCGATTCGAGTACGAGCACGCGCTGGCTGGAGCCTGGCACTCATCACCGCCGCTCTGGCAGGTTGTGCCAGCGAGGAGCCCTCGGCACCGAAGGGCCTCGAAGCCGAGGTGGGTGAAGAACTGAGCGGTGGCGCGACCACCATCTTCGACACCTCTCCCAGCGCATTCTCGTACTCGGCGCGGAACATGACCTCCGCCCGTCGCAGCGACTTCTTCGTCGGCAACTCGTTCTTCCGCGACAACTGGGTCATCGCGCCCGCCTCCACGAAGGGGCGCGATGGCCTCGGGCCCTTGCACAACGCCCGCTCTTGCTCCTCGTGTCACTTCAAGGACGGTCGAGGGCGACCGCCGGAGTCCATCGAAGAGCCCATGGTCGAGATGCTCATCCGTCTGAGCGTCCCTGGCGTCGACGGCGTCGGCGGCCCCGCTCCGGAGCCCATCTACGGCGGCCAGCTCCAGCCCAACGGCATCCCCGGTGTCCCCGGCGAGGGCCGCCCCCAGGTGACCTACGAAGAGGTCCCGGGCACGTACGAGGACGGCGAGGCCTACAGCCTTCGGCGCCCCACGTACACGATCGAGGAGCTCAACTACGGCCCCTTCGCTTCCGACGTCATGCTCTCCCCGCGCGTCGCGCCTGGGATGGTCGGCCTCGGCTTGCTCGAAGCCATCCCCGAGGAGACCCTCCTCGCGCTCGCCGACCCCGACGACGAAGACGGTGACGGCATCTCCGGCAGGCCCAACCACGTCTGGGATGCCCACGAGCGCACCCAGGTGATCGGCCGGTTCGGCTGGAAAGCGTCGCTCCCCACCGTGGAGCAGCAGACCGCTGCCGCGTTCCTTCACGACATGGGGATCACCACCGAGCTGCACCCCGACCAGAACTGCACCGACGCCCAGGCCGAGTGCCTCGCCGCCTACGACGATGGTGAGCCCGAGGCGAGCGCCAAGATCCTCTCCCGGACCACCTTCTACTCCGCCACGCTCGCCGTCCCCGGCCGGCGCAACTGGGAGGACCAGACGATCCTCCGCGGCAAGGCGCTCTTCCACGATGCGGGCTGCGCCTCCTGCCACACCCCCAAGCTTCAGACCGGCGTCCTCGAGGACTTCCCCGAGCTGTCGGAGCAGACCATCCGCCCCTTCACCGACCTCCTGCTCCACGACATGGGCGAAGGGCTCGCCGACGACCGCCCCGACTTCGAGGCCGATGGCCGCGAGTGGCGCACCCCGCCGCTCTGGGGCGTGGGCCTCATCCCTGTGGTCAACCGCCACCAGTTCCTTCTGCACGACGGCCGCGCGCGTGGCCTGGCCGAAGCCATCCTCTGGCACGGTGGCGAAGCCGAGCGCGCCCGCGAAGCCTTCCGCGGCATGCCCAGCGAAGACCGCGAAGCCCTGCTGCGCTTCCTGGAATCTCTCTGA
- a CDS encoding imelysin family protein: protein MWTRTNRGLVRTVSALGLGAFLLAGSVRCSSSEVVDNRGPVMQDLARNVMLPTVEALATASTRLAPALGAFCASPDQATLDAAQDAWRALRQPWEHTQAFLFGPSDQLGTANAIDFWPVRTDSVDKAVTSAPDPVTPEHIATLGVATRGMPALEYLLFSPDGGDAAVLTSLGADTQEARHRCSFAAAVATVIETDIAALADAWRPEKGAFVDDVASAGSGSETFPRAQDGISRVVNTAVELLQKVTDGRIGAPSGTRTGGTPQPALSESRFSDNTNTDLIEAARGVEAIYTGSAGGTSGLGLSTLVAERSAELDTAIRNQFTDFVNTIQALPAPLRQAVETDPAAVATALESGRALRRLIAVDLAGTLSVTVTLNDNDGD, encoded by the coding sequence ATGTGGACACGAACGAACCGAGGCCTCGTGCGCACCGTGAGCGCCCTCGGCCTGGGCGCCTTCCTGCTCGCTGGCTCCGTGCGCTGCTCGTCGAGCGAGGTCGTCGACAACCGCGGCCCGGTCATGCAGGACCTCGCCCGCAACGTCATGCTGCCGACCGTCGAGGCCCTGGCCACCGCCTCCACCCGCCTCGCCCCCGCCCTCGGCGCCTTCTGCGCGTCCCCTGACCAGGCCACCCTCGACGCCGCGCAGGACGCCTGGCGCGCCCTCCGTCAGCCCTGGGAGCACACCCAGGCCTTCCTGTTCGGCCCCTCGGATCAGCTCGGCACGGCCAACGCCATCGACTTCTGGCCCGTCCGCACCGACAGCGTCGACAAGGCCGTCACCTCGGCCCCCGACCCGGTGACCCCCGAGCACATCGCCACCCTCGGCGTGGCCACCCGCGGCATGCCCGCCCTCGAGTACCTCCTCTTCAGCCCCGACGGCGGCGACGCTGCCGTCCTCACCTCCCTGGGCGCCGACACCCAGGAAGCCCGCCACCGCTGCTCCTTTGCTGCTGCCGTCGCCACCGTGATCGAGACCGACATCGCCGCCCTCGCCGACGCCTGGCGCCCCGAGAAAGGCGCCTTCGTCGACGACGTCGCCAGCGCCGGCTCTGGCAGCGAGACCTTCCCCCGCGCACAGGACGGCATCAGCCGCGTCGTCAACACCGCCGTCGAGCTTCTCCAGAAGGTGACCGACGGCCGCATCGGCGCCCCCTCCGGCACCCGCACCGGCGGCACCCCGCAGCCCGCGCTGAGCGAATCCCGCTTCAGCGACAACACCAACACCGACCTCATCGAAGCCGCCCGCGGCGTCGAAGCCATCTACACCGGCAGCGCGGGCGGCACCTCGGGCCTCGGCCTCTCCACCCTCGTCGCCGAGCGCTCCGCCGAGCTGGATACCGCCATCCGCAACCAGTTCACCGACTTCGTGAACACCATCCAGGCCCTCCCGGCCCCCTTGCGTCAGGCCGTCGAGACCGATCCCGCCGCCGTCGCTACTGCCCTCGAAAGCGGCCGCGCCCTCCGCCGCCTCATCGCCGTCGACCTCGCCGGCACCCTCAGCGTCACCGTCACCCTCAACGACAACGACGGCGACTAG
- a CDS encoding HTTM domain-containing protein, whose translation MVATPVSSQPPDGRPSNPAPRPLRALRALRARLAAPVDIASLVAFRVLFGAMMLLSTLRFWARGWIHDVYVAPTFHFHYFGFPWVNPWPAWGMYAHFAIMALASLCIALGFHYRLAAITFFLTFTWAELCEKATYLNHYYFVSIVALLAVFMPLHRAASLDARRDPSILRPTAPTWALWTLRCQLGLVYLFAGLAKLNEDWLLRAQPLTLWLAARRDLPLLGPLLSAPWSAHAMSYAGALFDLTVFPFLLWKRSRPFAYLAVIGFHTVTGILFPIGMFPWIMIVATLVFFSPSWPRRVFAPLLRRFPSLLPAPTEPSLSLTSTEPSRATASPPTSTPPSSAARAFSPAAPSAPQLSRLATAALCAHFAIQLALPLRHLLYPGHSGWTDQGFRFAWRVMLIEKTGLVTYRVRNPVTQRVWVVDPVERLTPLQVKMMALSPDMILEYAHHLAADFARRGEPDVQVFADAYAAINGRLNQRLIDPTIDLARERDSLLPARWILPHTDPTLR comes from the coding sequence ATGGTCGCTACCCCTGTTTCTTCGCAGCCGCCTGACGGTCGACCTTCCAACCCGGCACCGCGCCCCCTGCGCGCTCTCCGCGCTCTGCGCGCCCGCCTCGCCGCCCCCGTCGACATCGCCTCCCTCGTCGCCTTCCGCGTCCTCTTCGGCGCGATGATGCTCCTCAGCACCCTCCGCTTCTGGGCGCGCGGCTGGATCCACGACGTCTACGTCGCCCCCACCTTCCACTTCCACTACTTCGGCTTCCCCTGGGTGAACCCCTGGCCCGCGTGGGGCATGTACGCCCACTTCGCGATCATGGCCCTCGCCAGCCTGTGCATCGCCCTCGGCTTCCACTACCGCCTCGCCGCGATCACCTTCTTCCTCACGTTCACCTGGGCCGAGCTCTGCGAGAAGGCCACCTACCTCAACCACTACTACTTCGTCAGCATCGTCGCCCTGCTGGCCGTCTTCATGCCCCTCCACCGCGCCGCCTCCCTCGACGCGCGCCGCGACCCCTCGATCCTCCGCCCCACCGCGCCCACCTGGGCCCTCTGGACCCTCCGCTGCCAGCTCGGCCTCGTCTACCTCTTCGCCGGCCTCGCCAAGCTCAACGAAGACTGGCTCCTCCGCGCCCAGCCCCTCACCCTCTGGCTCGCCGCGCGCCGCGACCTCCCCCTCCTCGGCCCCTTGCTCTCCGCGCCCTGGTCTGCCCACGCCATGAGCTACGCCGGCGCCCTCTTCGACCTCACCGTCTTCCCCTTCCTCCTCTGGAAGCGCTCTCGACCCTTCGCCTACCTCGCCGTCATCGGCTTCCACACCGTCACCGGCATCCTGTTCCCGATCGGCATGTTCCCCTGGATCATGATCGTCGCGACGCTGGTCTTCTTCTCTCCCTCGTGGCCGCGCCGCGTCTTCGCCCCCCTCCTGCGCCGCTTCCCCTCGCTCCTCCCCGCACCGACCGAGCCATCGCTATCGCTCACCTCGACCGAGCCATCACGCGCCACGGCCAGCCCCCCGACCTCCACACCGCCCTCTTCTGCAGCGCGAGCGTTCTCTCCAGCGGCTCCCTCTGCCCCCCAGCTCTCCCGCCTCGCCACCGCCGCCCTCTGCGCGCACTTCGCCATCCAGCTCGCGTTGCCCCTTCGCCACCTGCTCTACCCTGGCCACTCTGGCTGGACCGACCAGGGCTTCCGCTTCGCCTGGCGCGTCATGCTCATCGAGAAGACCGGCCTCGTGACCTACCGCGTCCGCAACCCCGTCACCCAGCGCGTCTGGGTCGTCGACCCGGTCGAACGCCTCACCCCCCTCCAGGTCAAGATGATGGCCCTCAGCCCCGACATGATCCTGGAGTACGCCCACCACCTCGCCGCCGACTTCGCGCGCCGCGGCGAACCCGACGTCCAGGTCTTCGCCGACGCCTACGCCGCCATCAACGGCCGCCTCAACCAGCGCCTCATCGACCCCACCATCGACCTCGCCCGCGAACGCGACTCCCTGCTCCCGGCCCGCTGGATCCTCCCCCACACCGATCCCACGCTGCGCTGA